A single region of the Stegostoma tigrinum isolate sSteTig4 chromosome 36, sSteTig4.hap1, whole genome shotgun sequence genome encodes:
- the ctxn2 gene encoding cortexin-2: MNNNHYNSSLGIGAGNTTHSYPLTLEQKTAFAFVGMLFIFLGLLIVRCFRILLDPYSSMPSSTWADGMDGLEKGTFEYALA; encoded by the coding sequence ATGAACAATAATCACTATAACAGTTCCCTGGGTATTGGTGCAGGAAACACCACACATTCCTACCCACTCACCTTGGAGCAAAAAACTGCCTTTGCTTTTGTCGGAATGTTATTTATTTTCCTGGGACTTCTCATTGTGCGATGTTTCCGAATCCTCCTGGACCCTTACAGCAGTATGCCATCCTCAACATGGGCAGATGGGATGGATGGACTAGAGAAGGGTACCTTCGAGTATGCCCTGGCATGA